A single Crateriforma conspicua DNA region contains:
- a CDS encoding secondary thiamine-phosphate synthase enzyme YjbQ: MWVQKRIRLPAKRRGFHLITHDVLAAIPELSQIRVGMMQVFIRHTSASLTINENADPDVRVDFETAVNHMVPEDLPYVHTLEGPDDMPAHVKASMMGASLTLPIRDGRPDLGTWQGIYLCEHRDRGGARNLTITAMGETGVGD, from the coding sequence ATGTGGGTACAAAAACGCATCAGGTTGCCGGCCAAGCGGCGCGGTTTTCACCTGATCACGCACGACGTTTTGGCCGCCATTCCGGAATTGTCACAGATCCGGGTGGGGATGATGCAGGTGTTCATTCGCCACACCAGCGCGTCGCTGACGATCAACGAGAACGCCGATCCCGATGTCCGTGTGGACTTTGAAACGGCGGTCAATCACATGGTTCCCGAAGACTTGCCGTATGTTCACACGCTGGAGGGGCCCGATGACATGCCCGCCCATGTGAAGGCGTCGATGATGGGGGCGTCGTTGACCCTGCCGATTCGTGACGGTCGTCCGGACCTGGGCACGTGGCAGGGGATTTATCTGTGCGAACACCGCGACCGTGGCGGGGCCCGGAACCTGACGATCACGGCGATGGGGGAAACGGGAGTGGGAGATTAG
- a CDS encoding phosphoglycerate kinase yields MAKKTIDQIDVAGKKVLMRVDFNVPLDDQQSITDDRRIRMALPSIKSVVDRGGRLILMSHLGRPKGDAGDSKFSLAPAAKRLGELLGSNVAFASDTVGDDAKAKVDAMGDGDVVVLENLRFNAGEKGGDADFAGELAAMADAYCNDAFGTCHRKDASMVAVPEAMAGKPRVVGHLVAKEIQYLSDAIGDPGRPFVAILGGAKVSDKINVINNLLGICDAVLIGGAMAYTFSLAEDGKVGGSLVEPDKVDLAKELIAKGGDKLHLPVDTHCGDDFSGDCNKKVVPAGEIPEGFEGLDIGPETAKKYADVIKSAKTVVWNGPMGVFEMAPFDEGTKAVAQAVADSDSVSIIGGGDSAAAVEQLGFSDKVSHVSTGGGASLAMLEGKAFAAVDLLDEA; encoded by the coding sequence ATGGCCAAGAAAACCATTGATCAGATCGACGTTGCCGGAAAAAAAGTCCTGATGCGTGTCGATTTCAACGTGCCTTTGGACGACCAACAATCGATCACCGACGACCGTCGCATCCGCATGGCTCTGCCCAGCATTAAAAGCGTCGTCGATCGCGGCGGCCGGCTGATCCTGATGAGCCACCTGGGACGCCCCAAAGGTGACGCGGGCGACAGCAAGTTCAGCCTGGCACCGGCCGCCAAACGCCTGGGTGAACTGTTGGGCAGCAACGTCGCCTTTGCCTCCGACACCGTCGGCGACGACGCCAAGGCCAAAGTCGATGCGATGGGCGACGGCGATGTCGTCGTCTTGGAAAACCTGCGATTCAACGCCGGCGAAAAAGGCGGCGATGCGGACTTTGCCGGTGAACTGGCCGCAATGGCCGACGCCTACTGCAACGACGCGTTTGGCACCTGCCACCGCAAAGACGCCTCGATGGTCGCCGTCCCCGAAGCCATGGCGGGCAAGCCCCGCGTCGTGGGCCACTTGGTCGCCAAAGAAATCCAGTACCTTTCCGACGCCATCGGCGATCCTGGTCGACCGTTCGTCGCCATCTTGGGCGGCGCCAAGGTCAGCGACAAAATCAATGTCATCAACAACCTGTTGGGCATCTGCGACGCCGTGCTGATCGGCGGTGCGATGGCCTACACCTTCAGCCTGGCCGAAGACGGCAAGGTCGGCGGCAGCCTGGTCGAACCCGACAAGGTCGATCTGGCCAAGGAACTGATCGCCAAGGGCGGCGACAAGTTGCACCTGCCCGTCGACACCCACTGCGGCGACGACTTCAGCGGCGACTGCAACAAAAAAGTCGTTCCGGCCGGCGAGATCCCCGAGGGCTTCGAAGGCTTGGACATCGGCCCGGAAACCGCCAAGAAATACGCCGATGTCATCAAATCGGCCAAGACCGTCGTCTGGAACGGACCGATGGGCGTGTTCGAAATGGCACCGTTTGACGAAGGCACCAAAGCGGTCGCCCAAGCCGTTGCCGACAGCGACAGCGTCAGCATCATCGGCGGCGGCGACAGTGCTGCGGCCGTCGAACAACTGGGCTTCAGCGACAAGGTCAGCCACGTCAGCACCGGCGGCGGCGCCAGCCTGGCCATGTTGGAAGGCAAGGCTTTCGCAGCGGTCGACCTGCTGGACGAAGCCTGA